One part of the Ranitomeya imitator isolate aRanImi1 chromosome 10, aRanImi1.pri, whole genome shotgun sequence genome encodes these proteins:
- the LOC138652157 gene encoding fish-egg lectin-like, with translation MIQILGVLLLSIGAATAADRLCIVIDGRLRQVDAGFGQVYGVNDDDDIYQWLGHGWKNIPGKLMHVTVGPAGVWGVNKMQNIYKFQDNDWVQASGRLKQIDAGGNKFLSGANGLDDIYCANRDQTISNSINVAYNNIEGRLKYYTCGPWGCWGVNAYDDIYYRYDVTSTACQGSRWQQIDGKLAVVEVGTDGSVYGVNSQGQVYKREGISAGKPIGTSWTQLNFYDTFKHVSYDRGNLWLITEKGIIYKCKVNSSSDPNCY, from the exons ATGATCCAGATCCTCGGTGTATTACTGCTGAGCATCGGAGCTGCCACTGCTGCAG ACCGTCTATGCATCGTGATCGATGGGCGGTTGAGGCAGGTGGATGCCGGTTTCGGTCAGGTTTACGGTGtgaatgatgatgatgacatctaccAATGGCTGGGCCACGGGTGGAAAAATATTCCTGGAAAGCTGATGCACGTGACGGTCGGTCCCGCCGGTGTCTGGGGAGTCAACAAAATGCAGAATATCTACAAATTCCAAGATAACGACTGGGTGCAGGCATCAG GACGTCTGAAACAGATAGATGCAGGCGGGAATAAATTCCTGTCCGGAGCCAATGGATTGGATGATATTTACTGCGCGAACAGAGATCAGACCATTTCCAACTCGATAAATGTAGCCTACAACAACATAGAAGGGCGTCTGAAGTATTACACCTGCGGTCCCTGGGGATGTTGGGGTGTAAACGCCTACGATGATATATATTACCGCTATGATGTGACGTCCACGGCCTGTCAAGGGAGTCGGTGGCAGCAAATAGACGGCAAATTGGCCGTGGTGGAGGTCGGCACCGATGGTTCTGTGTACGGCGTGAACTCCCAGGGACAAGTGTATAAAAG GGAAGGGATCTCTGCTGGGAAACCCATCGGAACCTCTTGGACCCAGTTGAATTTTTATGACACTTTCAAACATGTATCTTATGATCGGGGAAACTTGTGGCTGATCACCGAGAAAGGAATCATCTATAAGTGCAAAGTCAACAGCTCCTCAGACCCAAACTGCTATTAG
- the LOC138651872 gene encoding guanylate-binding protein 1-like produces MPPAWSMPLPVCLIENEGSSLVVNKEAVDILQQISDPIIVVAIVGKYRTGKSFLMNRLVGRNGGFPLGSSIQSKTKGIWMWCVPHPRNPGHVLVLLDTEGLGDVEKGDSKNDAWIFSLTVLLSSALVYNSMGTIDQQAIEQLHYVTQLTEIVKTKSGNSRDGSAAEKELLPSFTWCVRDFSLILERDGKEITEDEYLMMGLELKSGENNENYNLPRECIRKFFHSHKCFVFDRPTSKKNLKRLDELKESELGEEFVEQAAKFYNHIMKSCSVKLLTGGITVTGKLLGKLASMYVDTIQSGSVPCMENAVLALSEIENNGALQDALSTYESEMERHAPKFPTLNEGEFLKMHQKSEMKADQVFMKRSLNNKWKYHLELKNQISEKRHEFMKRNEAKSIEVSTNLLKNLSLTMQNGLMQGRYTRQGGHKCFLVDKERFLERYHRMPGKGVKSLEVLVKFMHENKNIEEAIQLAEEKMGQAEKRLTESHQQTRLAQLRKESVERRHRDLQKSVDQQRTNQQQVLNSLTDMAERNKRQMIRENQTLITQRLQAQQSTLTSTHQQALDELQRTIEQLRQNNQTQSGGGGGGRCILS; encoded by the exons ATGCCTCCGGCGTGGTCGATGCCGCTACCAGTGTGCCTGATAGAAAATGAAGGAAGCAGTCTGGTGGTCAATAAGGAGGCCGTGGATATCCTCCAACAAATCTCTGACCCTATCATTGTGGTCGCCATTGTAGGAAAATATAGGACGGGAAAATCCTTTTTGATGAACAGGCTGGTTGGACGTAATGGTG GTTTTCCTCTGGGATCCAGTATCCAATCCAAAACTAAAGGGATCTGGATGTGGTGTGTCCCTCACCCGCGCAATCCTGGGCATGTCCTGGTCTTGCTGGACACGGAGGGACTAGGAGATGTGGAGAAG GGAGACAGCAAAAATGATGCCTGGATCTTCTCCTTGACTGTTCTCCTAAGCAGCGCTCTGGTCTATAACAGTATGGGGACCATTGATCAACAAGCCATCGAGCAATTGCA CTATGTAACGCAACTAACAGAAATTGTAAAGACTAAGTCCGGTAATAGCAGAGATGGCAGTGCGGCCGAGAAGGAGTTATTACCATCGTTTACCTGGTGTGTCCGAGACTTTAGCCTAATCCTGGAGAGGGACGGAAAGGAAATAACAGAGGATGAATATCTAATGATGGGTCTAGAACTCAAATCAG GGGAGAATAATGAAAACTACAATCTCCCTCGTGAGTGCATCCGAAAGTTTTTCCACTCTCACAAGTGCTTTGTGTTTGACCGTCCAACCTCTAAGAAAAACCTGAAACGTCTGGATGAGCTGAAGGAGAGTGAACTGGGAGAAGAGTTTGTGGAACAAGCGGCCAAATTCTACAACCACATAATGAAGAGCTGCAGTGTTAAATTACTGACGGGTGGAATCACAGTCACAGGGAAAC TGTTGGGTAAACTTGCATCCATGTACGTGGACACTATTCAGAGCGGGTCGGTACCATGCATGGAGAATGCAGTTCTTGCTCTTTCGGAGATTGAGAACAATGGCGCTTTGCAGGACGCACTGTCCACGTATGAAAGTGAGATGGAAAGACATGCCCCAAAGTTCCCAACGTTGAACGAGGGTGAATTCCTGAAAATGCACCAGAAAAGCGAAATGAAGGCCGATCAAGTATTCATGAAACGTTCACTCAATAACAAATGGAAATATCATCTAGAACTGAAG AATCAGATTAGCGAGAAAAGACACGAATTTATGAAAAGAAACGAAGCTAAATCAATAGAAGTATCTACCAATCTTCTCAAGAACCTCAGCCTGACCATGCAGAACGGGCTCATGCAGGGACGTTACACCCGACAGGGAGGACACAAATGTTTCTTGGTGGATAAAGAGAGATTCCTGGAAAGATATCACAGAATGCCAGGAAAGGGAGTAAAG TCTCTTGAGGTGCTGGTAAAATTCATGCATGAAAACAAGAACATTGAGGAGGCCATTCAGCTAGCCGAGGAGAAGATGGGCCAGGCAGAGAAGCGGCTGACAG AGTCCCATCAGCAGACCAGGTTGGCACAATTGCGGAAGGAATCAGTGGAGCGGAGACACAGAGACCTGCAGAAGTCCGTAGACCAGCAGAGGACTAATCAACAGCAGGTCTTAAACTCCCTGACCGACATGGCGGAGCGGAACAAACGTCAGATGATCCGAGAAAACCAGACACTGATCACTCAGAGGCTCCAG gcgcaACAATCGACACTGACTTCAACGCATCAGCAGGCCCTGGATGAGCTTCAGAGGACTATTGAGCAGCTAAGACAGAACAACCAGACACAGTccggcggaggaggaggaggaagatgtatACTGAGTTAA